The Apibacter raozihei genome contains a region encoding:
- a CDS encoding RHS repeat-associated core domain-containing protein: MDEETGLYYYGARYYNPRESVWLSVDPLTEITGTPYQYCYQNPVRYTDPTGMKGTDEFDDKGNKISDLGGDKIDFYHQKNGDTKVVDRESGESNVISGGKSIIEGYTHRKKSTSWWTLSKEFDKGVGPTKSLIADFEDSTLGIFGSMDKKNSTYASKARTAVLSEGLNKGRVSYDYEEVNPMTAGFDMWEQFLGRANISYYKLGDDKVLFMINDSKSMTSLAYRLLPCWERSVYHLNGNTYQTYMWTESMSEVMQKGTLQLQYTPQQKVQMQQGQQGFNRWLLSY; this comes from the coding sequence TTGGATGAGGAAACAGGTCTTTACTATTACGGTGCCAGATACTACAATCCGAGGGAGTCTGTTTGGTTATCTGTGGATCCACTAACAGAGATAACAGGTACTCCTTACCAGTATTGTTATCAGAATCCAGTTAGATATACCGATCCTACGGGAATGAAAGGAACAGATGAATTTGATGATAAAGGGAATAAAATTAGTGATCTAGGAGGGGATAAGATAGACTTTTATCACCAAAAGAATGGTGATACCAAAGTTGTTGATAGGGAAAGTGGTGAATCTAATGTTATTAGTGGAGGAAAGTCTATTATTGAAGGATATACTCATAGAAAAAAAAGTACAAGTTGGTGGACATTGTCTAAAGAATTTGATAAAGGTGTAGGTCCTACCAAGAGTTTAATTGCAGATTTTGAAGATTCTACTTTAGGAATATTTGGATCAATGGATAAGAAAAATTCTACTTATGCATCAAAAGCAAGAACAGCAGTCTTATCAGAAGGCTTAAATAAAGGAAGAGTTTCTTATGATTATGAAGAAGTAAACCCAATGACTGCAGGTTTTGATATGTGGGAACAGTTTTTAGGAAGAGCGAATATTTCGTATTATAAATTGGGTGATGATAAAGTGTTGTTTATGATAAACGATTCCAAATCAATGACATCTTTAGCGTATAGGCTACTTCCATGTTGGGAAAGATCTGTATACCATTTAAATGGGAATACTTATCAAACGTATATGTGGACTGAAAGTATGAGTGAAGTAATGCAAAAAGGAACTTTACAGTTACAATATACCCCTCAACAAAAAGTTCAAATGCAGCAAGGTCAACAAGGATTTAATAGATGGTTGTTAAGTTATTAA